The DNA window GCTCGCCGTGGTGGCGTCGCTCGTGCTGTTCGCCGTCCTGGCCATCGCCGTCGACCAGGGGCTCGCCTCGGCGGCGAAGGCGCGGCAGGAGAACGCGCTCGACGACGCGCGGGCGGCGTGCATGGAGGCGTCCTTCGCCTTCAAAGCCAAGAACGCCGACGATCCGGGCCGCCTCGTTGCCGAGCGCGCGATCCGGGCCATCCGGGGCGCGGGCTGCGGCGGGCGGATAGAGGCGTGGTTCTACGAGGCTCCCGAGGGAGCCGTCCCCGCCGACGAGCGGCTCTGGGTGATCGGGTTGCAGGTGACGGAGGACCTCCCCACGGTGTTCGCGCGCGGATTCGGCGTCGAAGCCATCGCGGTCGCCTCGCATCGCGTGGTGGCGGCCGTGCCGTACGCCGAAGAGCGCGTGTGGCGGCCCAACGAGAGGATATGCGGGAGGTTCGAGCTGCCGGCGGGCGCGGGAGCGGGTGCTGCGGCGTTCACGCCGCTCGCCTCGCTCGACGAGTTTCCGGCAGAGATGGGCGAGCAGGCCCGCGCGGCCTTGTCGGCGGGATCGGAAGCGGAGGAAGGGAGGCTTTTATGAGGGGTGTCGGCGAAGGCGGGGGAGCCGCGCGGGGCGGAGGCTTCGCGGCGCGCGCCGCCCGAGGGGGAGGCACGGGCCAAGCGCGCCGCCCGCATGTCTCTGGCGCGGCGTCGGGCGCTTCCGGAACGCGAGCGGGGACGGGCGCCTCCTCTTCGGAGGACCGGCCTTCCCCTGTAGCGTCTCCGCAAGGGCGCGCGGCGGGCCGGGCGAAGGCGCTCGCCCTCGTCGCGGCCGCCTCGGTCGCGGTGGCCGTGGTATCCGTCGGGTACGGCACCTGGGCCGTCGCCTCCGCGCGGGCAGCCGAGGACGCGATCGCCTCCGGCATGGCGCCGACGGTCGTGGCCGCTTCGGCGATACCGGCGGGCGCGGTGGTGGCGGAGGAGTCGCTTTCGCTGGTGGACGTGCCGCGCGCGTTCCGCTCGGAGGGCGCGCTCGATGCGGGCGGAGCCGTCGTGGGCGGCAGGGCGACCGTGGACATACCCGCCGGGGCCCAGATAGTGGAGGGCTTCGTCGCGGGGGCGGGGCAGGGGGGTCGTCTGGCCGCCGCGCTGGAGGCCGGGCAGGAGGCCGTGACGGTGTCCGTGGATGCCGAGACGGGGCTTGCCGGCCAGGTCAGGCCCTATGACGCGGTGCGCGTCGTGGCCGCCGAGACGTCGGGGACGGGCGAGGCGCTGCTGCGGACCGTCTGCGAGCGGGCGCTCGTGCTGTCGACGGGCTTCGGACAGGACGACCTGGCGGCCGCGACGGGCGCGATCACGCTGGCGGTGTCGCCCGAGGAGGCCGACGCCGTGCGGGAGGCCCAGTACGCGGGCAAGGTGAGCTTCGTGCTCGTGGCGCTCGCCGACGTCGCGGCGGAGGGGGAGTCCCATGGATAAGGCGCTCGAGCGCGCGCTCAAGACGGCGGTCCGGGAGGAGGCGTCGCTCAGGCTGCGGTCGGAGCAGGCCGATCCATCGAAGGTGGAGTCCCTCATCGGGGGCTTGGTGGGGCAGGTCGCCCTCGAGCTCGGCGTGGACCTGCGGCCCTACGAGGTGGAGCCGCTCGCCCGCTGCATCGTCGACGACTTCCTCCGCTACGGCCCCCTCCAGCCCCTGCTCGAAGATCCTTCCGTCACCGAGATCATGGTCAACGGGGGAGGCGTGGATGCGCGCGACCCCGCGCTGCCCTTCTTCGCGCCGGTCGTGTACGTGGAGCGCGCAGGGCTCATCGAGTACCGGCCCGATGTCGTCTTCGACGATGCCGACCACCTGCGCCGCATCATCAACAAGATCGCCGAGCAGGCGGGCATGCGCTGCGACGAGACGCACGCCATGGGATGCGCGATGCTGCCCGGGGGGCGGGCGCGCGCCACGTACGTGGTGCCGCCCATCGCCCCCGATGGCCCCGCGCTCAACCTGCGCACGTTCTCCGACGGCATGCTGGGGATGGAGGACCTGCTGGACGCGGGCGCGCTTCCCCCTGTCGTGGCCGAGTTCCTCTGCGCGGCGGTGCAGGCGCGCTGCCCCATCGTGGTGTCGGGCGGCACGGGATCGGGCAAGACCACGCTGCTCGGGGCGCTCTCCGGGTTCATCCCCGCAGGCGAGCGCGTCATCACGATCGAGGACACGCCCGAGCTGCGGCTGCGGGCGGCGCACGTCGAGCGGATGCAGACGCGCGAGGCCAACGTGGAGGGCGAGGGCGCGGTGAGCATGCGCGACCTCGTGGCCTTGTCGCTTCGCCGTCGGCCGGACCGCATCATCGTGGGGGAGTGCCGCGGTGCGGAGGCGTACGACATGCTGCAGGCCATGCAGACCGACCACCCCGGATCCATGACCACCATCCATGCGAACGATCCGGCCAACGCCTTGAGCAGGCTGCGCACCATGGTGGGCTATGCCGACGGCGACCTGAGCCGCGAGGTGGTGGCGCAGCAGATCGCGGAATCGCTGCAAGGGGGCCTCATCGTGCATGTCGAACGCCTACGCGACGGCACTCGCAAGGTGACGAGCGTGGTGTCGGTCGACCCGTTGCCGGAGGGCGGCACCGTCATCCCGCGAGCGGAGCTGTTCTCCTTCGACATCGAGGGCGTGGACCCTGACGGTTGGATCGTGGGCGCGTGGAGGTCGTGCGGGGTGCAGCCGCAGCGCATCAAGGAGAGGATGCGCGAGGCGGGAGTGCGCTTCGATCCGGCCTGGTTCTTCGGAAGCTGAGGAGGCGAGTTCATGGTTGCTGTCGGCGTGGTGATCCCGACGTTGCTGGTGGCGGCGGGCTGCGCGCTCGCGTTGCGGGCGTGGGTGCTGCTGCGGCAGGAGCGCGCCGCGCAGCGCGAGGAGGCGCTCGGCGATCGAGCTCTGTTCGATTCGGG is part of the Arabiibacter massiliensis genome and encodes:
- a CDS encoding CpaF family protein; this translates as MDKALERALKTAVREEASLRLRSEQADPSKVESLIGGLVGQVALELGVDLRPYEVEPLARCIVDDFLRYGPLQPLLEDPSVTEIMVNGGGVDARDPALPFFAPVVYVERAGLIEYRPDVVFDDADHLRRIINKIAEQAGMRCDETHAMGCAMLPGGRARATYVVPPIAPDGPALNLRTFSDGMLGMEDLLDAGALPPVVAEFLCAAVQARCPIVVSGGTGSGKTTLLGALSGFIPAGERVITIEDTPELRLRAAHVERMQTREANVEGEGAVSMRDLVALSLRRRPDRIIVGECRGAEAYDMLQAMQTDHPGSMTTIHANDPANALSRLRTMVGYADGDLSREVVAQQIAESLQGGLIVHVERLRDGTRKVTSVVSVDPLPEGGTVIPRAELFSFDIEGVDPDGWIVGAWRSCGVQPQRIKERMREAGVRFDPAWFFGS
- the cpaB gene encoding Flp pilus assembly protein CpaB encodes the protein MRGVGEGGGAARGGGFAARAARGGGTGQARRPHVSGAASGASGTRAGTGASSSEDRPSPVASPQGRAAGRAKALALVAAASVAVAVVSVGYGTWAVASARAAEDAIASGMAPTVVAASAIPAGAVVAEESLSLVDVPRAFRSEGALDAGGAVVGGRATVDIPAGAQIVEGFVAGAGQGGRLAAALEAGQEAVTVSVDAETGLAGQVRPYDAVRVVAAETSGTGEALLRTVCERALVLSTGFGQDDLAAATGAITLAVSPEEADAVREAQYAGKVSFVLVALADVAAEGESHG